Genomic window (Oceanispirochaeta sp. M1):
ATTCATATCAAATATTTTATTCTGATCAACCAGTTCTTTAAGTCTACCATACCCCGGGAGCTCCAGTTCAGAATCTATTTCCAGGAGTGGGATATATATAAAGTCTCTTTCCAGGATCTCTTCAGAAATATAGCTTTTCATTAAAAGAATATCCAGATCAATTGTACGGCTTGCCCATCTATCCGTAGTACGGATTCTACCACAGCTCTGTTCCGTTTCCTTAAGTATCCGGTTCAGAGTTTCATAATCTAATCCCGAATCTGATTCCGGGATATCGATTTTCCATATTCCGTTTATATAGGAGGGATTATCTTTATGCCCGAGGGCCTCTGTCCTGTAATGAGTCGATATCATTGAGAACCTGAAATTCCTGGCCAACAGGATTTTCAGGGCGCAAATAATATTTTTTTCCGGCTCAATATTAGAACCGACTCCGATATAGATATTCATCAGTTTTTTCTGAAGATTTCCACTCCTACGGATTTTGCGAAACGCAGGGCAGTAGGCTTTTCCACCTTGACTTTAACGGCCTGGACTCCTTTATAGGAGAGGCAGCATTCACTGACAGCTGATGCCAGTTTCTCCACCAGTAGGTAGGATGAACCTTCTACAAGTGTCATAATGTCAAGCTTTAAACTTTTATAGTTGACCGTGTCTTCAATATCTTCTGTCTCAATACATCTGCTGAAATCTGTATATATAGTCAGGTTGATAAGAACATCCTGTTTATTCACTCTTTCATCCGGGTTGATACCGATAATGCAGCGGAATAGAAGATCAGAAATATAAGTTTTGTCCATTAAGTCATAGTCCATAAAAACTTCCTTTCAGGTGACGGCCGCCGTCTACGAAGATGACCTGTCCTGTAATAAATGTATTTTTGATAAGGAAATACATACTATCGCTGACCTGGGACAGAGTCCCTATTCTGTTCAGGGGATTCGTATGTATTCTCTCCTTGAGATATTCTTCGGTCATTCCCGGAGGAGGTATCACCAGTCCGGGGGCTACAGCATTTACCCTTACATTCGGAGCCAGTTCTTCACTGAGCATACGGGTCAGGGAGAACAGTACCTTTTTACTCACATGATATGCCAGATGCGATCTGTCGTAATCGATAATTCTTGAATCAAGGAAGTTGATAATGCATTCTGCAGATTTAGATGTTTCTGCAAAGGCTCTTGAGAGAAAAAAGGGAGAAAGGGCATTGATTTGAAGGTTTTCTTCAAAATCATTCTGCTGAACATCGGCGTAGTTGTTTTCAGGGAATATGGATGCTGAATTCACCAGATAATTAATCCCACCCGTCTTTTCAAGAGACTGTTTCATCAGTTTTTCCGCCGAACCTTTTTCAGAGAGGTCCTGCTGTACTGTCCAGGCTTTTCCTCCGGCAATACGGATAGATGCGGCCAGTTCTTCGGCTTCATCGTGGGAGTTGTTATAATGAATCAGTATGTCTGCGCCTTCTTTTGCAAGTTTAAGGGCGCAGGCCCTCCCGATTCTTTTGGCACTGCCTGTAATCAGGGCTGTTTTTCCTTGCAAGTCTCTACTCTCCCGCTCTTTTCTATTCCAGAGGATTATTTATTAATCTCTTCAAGTACTCTCAGTATCTCGGGGAGAAGCTGTTTCTTCCTGGATAATATTCCCGGAAGATTGTACAACTGGTCCGAAATCTTGTTATAGATAAGTCTTTCCTCAATTCCTGCATGTGAGGTCATCAGCAGATTACTTTCTACCTTGATCACGTTTGTAATCAGGAGCATGACGCAGTCGAGTCTCTTCTTTTTCCGGAGATCTTCCATGGCATCCATATATCTGCTTTTAACATCCTCAACATCTTCCAGAGTTACAACTTCAGCCTGGGAAATTCCCACATTCAGCTCCTCACGGTAGATCTTGAAATCCGCACCTAGAATATCCCGGGGATCACTCTCTTCCAGGGCAGAGTTCTGGCTGAACAGCTCCTGTCCGAAATCTTCAAAATTCAGTGAGGCTATTTCTATTAGTTCCTTAACTGTCTCTCTATCCAGGTCTGTTGTTGTAGGAGATTTCAGAAGGACCGTATCCGAAAGGATTCCTGATACCAGCAGAGTAGCCAGTTCAGCATCCACTTCCTGAAGATTCATTTTAAAATGTGTGTAGACGATAGTACAGGTACTGCCCACTGGACGGGCATAAACATAGATGGGTTCTTTTGTTCTGCTGTTTCCCAGTCTATGATGGTCTATAATCTCAAGGATCTCTGTCTGATCTGCCCCGGGAACACTCTGGTCAATTTCATTATGATCCATAAGTATCAGATTCTTTTTCGGTTTCTCAATAAAACAGCGACGGGTTACGATTCCTGAGAACTGATTATCTTCAAAAACAGGAATACCTCTTAAAGAGGAATTAACCATCACCTTTTTTGCTTCATCAAAACTGAGGCTGCTCTGCAGAATCTCGGGAGATTTATTTATAACATTTTTCAGGGGAGTACTCAGTCTCAGAAGACGTATTGTCTCTGCAGTATCAGTATGACTGATAAAAACAGTGCCTTTGTATTTTGAGAAATCCACTTTTATTTTCTCATCATTCTCCATTCCTGTAAGAATGATTGCAGGACATTGTTCTTCTACAGCAAACTGAAGAATATCTTCTCTCATTCCTATGACAAGAAGAGGTTTGAGAGGAAGCATCTCATTGATCCGTTCTTTGCTTATCTCATAGGGCATGGCACCGGTCATGATGGGAGCATCAAATTCCTGATCCTGACCCCTTCTGTAAAAATAACCGGGAAGAACCCGCTTGAAGTTGTTGATCCTGAATCGGTACTGTGGTCTTTTTTCCAGAGTATCACTCATAAGAAAACCGGATATTTCATGAATACTGACAATTCCCTTGAACTCGCTTTCATCTGCAAATACAGGGATGACAGAGATATTTTCCTCATCCAGCCGTCTGATAGCGGTGAAGACAGGATCATTTACATCCAGTGTGGGGATGTCTCTCTTGGATACATCAGAAACCTGTGGACTGATATTTGCCATAAGCCGGGGAGGCTGGGCCTCCACTTTATTGAAAACCATTTTAGTCTGCTTGTTCATATGACCGCAGCGAATGGGAATATATCTGTTTTCAGGATCAATTCTGTTTTTCAGTACACTGTAGCAGTACGCACTGCAGATTGAATCCATGTCGGGATTTTTATGCCCGCTTATATATATGTCAGCCAGAAACAGCTCCTCTGGGTAAGTATTATGAGAGGATTGTAATATTTAAGCTTATTCCTGTCCATTATACACAGGAGGATAAAGACTATTCAGCTATTTCGTAGGCTCTGGCAGCCTTTTTGAGCAGATGACTTGAGAGCCAGAGGGGGACATGTCCAGTTTCTGACCCCTTTGCCCGCATGGGGGAATTCACTTCCAGGTTATCGGGGTCAAGAAGATTCATCTTTGCCAGAACAATTCCCAGTCTGTAATTATGATGGATATACATAATATTACCATCTTCATCCGCATGGACAACCATACCCACATGGGTCAGAGTATCATTTATTTCCCCATCTTTATTTCTATCATAGCTGTTATCCCAGAAAAGCATATCTCCCGGAGCCAGATGGGGCTGCTTGTATAAGAGCTGCTGATCATTCATAAAGGCATAGAGTCTCTGAACACCGCCGCCTGAGTATCTGCTTATGTATGATTGAAGGTCCACTCCGGATTTATAGTACACAGCCAGTACAACACCCGAACAGTCCATATTGAATTTTCTCCCCTTAACTTCCAGACGTTTCCTTCCAAGAGCCCATTCTGCGGATTTCACCAGTTCCTGCTGTATTTTACTGATTTCTGCAGCAGGTCTCTCTTCAGGGGATTTTACGGCGCGACCTTCCATTGGAGCGGAGGCACAGGAGAAGAATAGAAGCGAGATGAGTGTGGTGAGCAGGGGAGTTTTGAAGTCCATAATAATCTCCATGGGTACTTGCTTGTATATACTCGGGTTATTGTTATATATGTACTATGGTAATAGATAGGGTATAGGGTGTAAAGAATATTTCATTCTATCAGGAATCTTCAATCCGAAATTTACAGTCCGGATTTTTCCAAAGGGGTAATATCCATGGTACAGATAGATATAAGAAAAATGAGAACAGAACATAAATCTCCCATTCAGTACTTTATGGAAGGCTCTGAGGGTGAAGTGAATATGAATGAGCTTATCGGACGATCTGTGAGTATTTCATTTGAGGGTGTTGTTCACTGTGTAGTCTGTGGTAGAAAAATAAAAAAAACATTTGCCCAGGGCAGCTGCTATGACTGTTTCCGTAATGCCCCTGAAAACGCCGAGTGTATTATCCGCCCGGAACTCTGCCTTGCCCATGAAGGGAAGGGGAGAGATCCTGAATGGGAGATGCTCCATCACAACAGACCCCATTTTGTTTATCTGGCCCTCTCCAGTGCCGTAAAAGTGGGGGTCACCAGGGATGATCAGATACCGACCCGCTGGATTGATCAGGGAGCCAGCGAAGGCCTGATCCTGGCACGCTGCCCCAACCGTTTTAATGCAGGAGAGCTTGAGGTCTATCTAAAGGATTCTTTTACAGACAGAACTAACTGGCAGAGAATGCTGAAAAATCAGGTCGCCGACAGCTCCCTGGCACAGGTGAAAAAGGAGCTTATACCTGAACTTCCTGAAAGATTTTCTGTCTGGGTAAGTGATGATTCCGAGTCTACAGTATTAGAATATCCTGTAACAGAATATCCTGATAAAGTGAAATCCCAGAAGCTGGACAAGGCTCCTCTAATACAGGGCGTCCTTGCAGGAATCAAGGGACAGTATCTTATTTTTGATGATGGAAGAGTAATGAATATGAGGGCTCATAGCGGTTATCAAATCCATCTGGATTATTAATAAAAAAACAAACGTACATTTATAGTCTCTTTTTAAGCTTATTTTATCGGGGAACTGGAATTATTAAAAAAATTATTAAGAAACATTTACTTGACCCGAGGTCCCTTTCGGGTGGATTATTACGACAATGACAGGTGTGACCCCCAATTCCGATACATATAAAAATCCTCCACCTCTCTCCTCTTCATTGATGGACGCAGTTCTGCCCAGGGAGAGTATTCTCCCTCTGAAACTGCCGATGACCCTGGTTCTGAATACTACGGGGCTGAGTGTACTGAAGAATACGGGAGGAGAGAAGGGACTTTCGGGGCACGAATTACCTGTATGTACCTATAAGCCTGATGTTGTCCGCAAGCTGATTTTAAAAAACTGTCTTAAACGGATCGATATCCGTCTGGATGATGTTATCACCAGCCGCAGGGACATCCTGGATCTGAGTAAACTGCTTTTCTTTACAGTTTTATATAAACAATTCAGTCGTGATCTGATTGAGAAGACCGTGAATACTAAACTGATTAAGCAGT
Coding sequences:
- the folK gene encoding 2-amino-4-hydroxy-6-hydroxymethyldihydropteridine diphosphokinase codes for the protein MNIYIGVGSNIEPEKNIICALKILLARNFRFSMISTHYRTEALGHKDNPSYINGIWKIDIPESDSGLDYETLNRILKETEQSCGRIRTTDRWASRTIDLDILLMKSYISEEILERDFIYIPLLEIDSELELPGYGRLKELVDQNKIFDMNPLSVFTESLRRMIDE
- a CDS encoding dihydroneopterin aldolase, producing the protein MDYDLMDKTYISDLLFRCIIGINPDERVNKQDVLINLTIYTDFSRCIETEDIEDTVNYKSLKLDIMTLVEGSSYLLVEKLASAVSECCLSYKGVQAVKVKVEKPTALRFAKSVGVEIFRKN
- a CDS encoding SDR family oxidoreductase; this encodes MQGKTALITGSAKRIGRACALKLAKEGADILIHYNNSHDEAEELAASIRIAGGKAWTVQQDLSEKGSAEKLMKQSLEKTGGINYLVNSASIFPENNYADVQQNDFEENLQINALSPFFLSRAFAETSKSAECIINFLDSRIIDYDRSHLAYHVSKKVLFSLTRMLSEELAPNVRVNAVAPGLVIPPPGMTEEYLKERIHTNPLNRIGTLSQVSDSMYFLIKNTFITGQVIFVDGGRHLKGSFYGL
- a CDS encoding putative manganese-dependent inorganic diphosphatase — encoded protein: MLQSSHNTYPEELFLADIYISGHKNPDMDSICSAYCYSVLKNRIDPENRYIPIRCGHMNKQTKMVFNKVEAQPPRLMANISPQVSDVSKRDIPTLDVNDPVFTAIRRLDEENISVIPVFADESEFKGIVSIHEISGFLMSDTLEKRPQYRFRINNFKRVLPGYFYRRGQDQEFDAPIMTGAMPYEISKERINEMLPLKPLLVIGMREDILQFAVEEQCPAIILTGMENDEKIKVDFSKYKGTVFISHTDTAETIRLLRLSTPLKNVINKSPEILQSSLSFDEAKKVMVNSSLRGIPVFEDNQFSGIVTRRCFIEKPKKNLILMDHNEIDQSVPGADQTEILEIIDHHRLGNSRTKEPIYVYARPVGSTCTIVYTHFKMNLQEVDAELATLLVSGILSDTVLLKSPTTTDLDRETVKELIEIASLNFEDFGQELFSQNSALEESDPRDILGADFKIYREELNVGISQAEVVTLEDVEDVKSRYMDAMEDLRKKKRLDCVMLLITNVIKVESNLLMTSHAGIEERLIYNKISDQLYNLPGILSRKKQLLPEILRVLEEINK
- a CDS encoding NlpC/P60 family protein produces the protein MDFKTPLLTTLISLLFFSCASAPMEGRAVKSPEERPAAEISKIQQELVKSAEWALGRKRLEVKGRKFNMDCSGVVLAVYYKSGVDLQSYISRYSGGGVQRLYAFMNDQQLLYKQPHLAPGDMLFWDNSYDRNKDGEINDTLTHVGMVVHADEDGNIMYIHHNYRLGIVLAKMNLLDPDNLEVNSPMRAKGSETGHVPLWLSSHLLKKAARAYEIAE
- a CDS encoding DUF2797 domain-containing protein, with the translated sequence MVQIDIRKMRTEHKSPIQYFMEGSEGEVNMNELIGRSVSISFEGVVHCVVCGRKIKKTFAQGSCYDCFRNAPENAECIIRPELCLAHEGKGRDPEWEMLHHNRPHFVYLALSSAVKVGVTRDDQIPTRWIDQGASEGLILARCPNRFNAGELEVYLKDSFTDRTNWQRMLKNQVADSSLAQVKKELIPELPERFSVWVSDDSESTVLEYPVTEYPDKVKSQKLDKAPLIQGVLAGIKGQYLIFDDGRVMNMRAHSGYQIHLDY